One window of Isachenkonia alkalipeptolytica genomic DNA carries:
- a CDS encoding TraB/GumN family protein, which produces MKKICLAILVGAMLLISGCSEGTEGSGNDEGSYEGDSRGLLYEGTINGATVYLYGGMSVLTEEHHSLATGVLEAFDQAEVYGESFDFPLSRREQEELQEAVMKYAPDEDGLREVLSEDVFQQVRDIAVEQGGSWQYLSRFKPWSVRNLIEYTGYQNSSLSSDQGTMDYFKQRTTEEDMETRALYNYEELILFHNEHSNLIPIESQKQMLKDTLEEIEAGNPGKTELIRAWEQGDTQALEAMLDTKLNHEDSGVQDYYHREYKGHNQEFAKRIEALILEEEKESYFLQFPVLNMVGADSLIEELEKAGYDFTPVEL; this is translated from the coding sequence ATGAAAAAAATTTGTTTGGCAATACTGGTAGGTGCAATGCTTTTAATATCAGGATGTAGCGAGGGAACGGAGGGAAGCGGCAACGATGAAGGCAGTTATGAGGGAGATAGCCGGGGATTACTGTATGAAGGCACGATCAACGGTGCAACAGTTTATTTATACGGTGGGATGTCGGTATTGACGGAGGAACATCATTCATTAGCAACAGGAGTGTTGGAAGCCTTCGATCAGGCGGAGGTATACGGAGAGTCCTTTGATTTTCCATTAAGCCGTCGAGAACAAGAGGAACTTCAAGAGGCGGTTATGAAATACGCACCGGATGAAGACGGGCTGAGAGAGGTTTTATCGGAAGATGTTTTTCAGCAGGTCAGGGATATTGCCGTGGAACAGGGCGGGTCCTGGCAGTATTTGAGCCGGTTTAAACCTTGGTCAGTGAGAAATCTAATTGAGTACACTGGTTATCAGAACAGTTCACTTAGCAGCGACCAGGGAACGATGGACTATTTTAAGCAACGGACAACGGAAGAGGATATGGAAACAAGGGCTCTTTATAATTACGAGGAACTGATCCTGTTTCATAATGAACATAGCAACCTAATTCCCATAGAATCCCAGAAGCAAATGCTTAAGGATACCTTAGAAGAAATCGAAGCCGGCAACCCCGGTAAAACGGAATTGATTCGTGCCTGGGAACAAGGGGATACCCAGGCGTTGGAAGCTATGCTGGATACGAAGCTCAACCATGAAGACAGCGGCGTTCAGGACTATTATCACCGGGAGTATAAAGGTCATAATCAAGAGTTTGCCAAACGCATTGAAGCCTTAATATTGGAAGAAGAAAAAGAGAGCTACTTTTTACAGTTTCCTGTGCTGAATATGGTGGGTGCGGATAGTCTCATCGAGGAACTGGAAAAAGCGGGTTATGACTTTACGCCGGTGGAACTGTAA
- a CDS encoding TspO/MBR family protein, whose protein sequence is MDNSNWYAKLVKPKWAPPAWVFGPVWSLLYVIIAVSFGSVFIQFFRGDLPWGIVLPFALNLVFNVAFTPLQFRLKNNLFAAVDIFLVLITLIWAMIAIGPYIQWVAYINVPYLLWVSFATALQVVITWLNR, encoded by the coding sequence ATGGATAACAGCAACTGGTACGCAAAACTGGTTAAACCGAAGTGGGCACCCCCGGCATGGGTATTTGGTCCGGTGTGGTCCTTACTCTATGTGATCATCGCAGTATCCTTCGGCAGTGTTTTTATACAGTTTTTCCGGGGGGATTTACCCTGGGGGATTGTGCTGCCCTTCGCACTGAACCTAGTGTTTAATGTTGCTTTCACGCCGTTGCAGTTCCGATTGAAAAACAATTTATTTGCAGCGGTGGACATTTTCTTAGTCTTGATAACCCTGATCTGGGCCATGATTGCCATCGGGCCCTATATCCAATGGGTGGCCTATATCAATGTACCCTATCTGTTATGGGTAAGCTTTGCAACGGCTTTGCAAGTGGTGATCACTTGGCTGAACCGGTAA